CCATACCCAGCAACCAGGCGATTACCCACACGTCCACGGCCCGGAACACGCGCCCCAGGAAATGCAGCGAGAGGGCCATAAGAAAGCGAATCTGGTGGGTTTCCCAGAACGCGGCCAGGTCGGCATCGATCCGCTCCATGCGCTCACGTCGCTCATGGGAAAATTTTACGCCGATTTTTTCGAGAAGATTCATGAACCCGAGAATTGTGTGGCCCTTGCGCTGACGGCGGATGATCCAGCCGATCGCTACTAACCAGACAGTCAGGAGGGCGCAGGCCGCCCCGAGAATCATGGGCTCGCCGGTGAAGACGAGAAAACCCAGCAGCAGACCGCTCGCCATGTAGAGCAGGCTGGCCAGAAAATAGATCGTTTTGTCGAGAACGACGTAGGTCGCGCCCTGATCACCGTCCAGGTGTTCCTTGAGCAGCCAGACCTTGACGGGTTCGCCGCCGAGGTTGAGGAAGGGCGTGAGGGTGTTGACCGCTTCGCCGGCCAGGCGCGTGTGCCACAGGCGCTTCCACCCGATGGTGGGGTGATTCCGGTCGAAGAGCATGCGCCAGGCCAGCGCCGCTGTGGTGTTCCATGCCAGCGAGAGCAGGAGCAAAATGCCGAAGCCCCAGCCCACGCTGAGCAGTTGGTCGAGGATGTCCTGCGGGCCCGCACGCCAGACGAGTGCGCTCAGGAGTAACACTCCCGCAAACAGCAACAAGAATCGGCGCAGGGATTTACCGGTCATGTTTCGGCGCCTCGCCGAGGGGCCTACGCACTTGCGTCGGCGGTGGGCAGCTTGGATTTGCCGGACATCAGGTAGGCAAGGATGCAAAGGACGGTGATGATGGCGGCCCAGAAGGTCAGCTCCAGCAGGTTGAACGCGCAGAGCACGAACACCAGCATGGAATAGAAATCACGCTTGCCCATGAAGCGGATCTTGTCGAGGATGCGGTAGGTCAGCGGCTTTTCCTTGCCCTCGAATTTGGCTTCCATGTCTTTGTAGACGGCGACGAGCGACCCGGATTTGGTGTGCGTGAGCAGGTAGCGATACATCAGCCCCAGCACCACCGCGGCCAGCACGATGAGCCCGATGCCGATCCACAGGATGTAGTCGTGACCGGTACGCTCGCGCGTGCCGATGGTCAGACCGATCAGGAACAGGATGTAGG
This Chrysiogenia bacterium DNA region includes the following protein-coding sequences:
- a CDS encoding flippase-like domain-containing protein codes for the protein MTGKSLRRFLLLFAGVLLLSALVWRAGPQDILDQLLSVGWGFGILLLLSLAWNTTAALAWRMLFDRNHPTIGWKRLWHTRLAGEAVNTLTPFLNLGGEPVKVWLLKEHLDGDQGATYVVLDKTIYFLASLLYMASGLLLGFLVFTGEPMILGAACALLTVWLVAIGWIIRRQRKGHTILGFMNLLEKIGVKFSHERRERMERIDADLAAFWETHQIRFLMALSLHFLGRVFRAVDVWVIAWLLGMDMNFLAAYVISAAAVIINAAFSFIPGALGAYEGGHGLLLKSLGLGMEGGVSMGILRRVRTLTFAGLSYLLLVFRPDTGNAPAEEGVES